In Amyelois transitella isolate CPQ chromosome 3, ilAmyTran1.1, whole genome shotgun sequence, a single genomic region encodes these proteins:
- the LOC106136081 gene encoding uncharacterized protein LOC106136081 isoform X2 encodes MLPIYTLYATILVLFMYMVAIVLHVIERYQNENGSGGRSSGIHSASASPIPSERSSPRSLNSTHLRDVTPPLQEVDVSDWEEGDATEDAVELPRRVPFPEFGGDIVHQAIDNEDRDFDEVSGSDIQAVDGSWEENWLFQKKKIKTIQSVPVPMLVPNSNTEYRVLIGDRDADDTTDLSDNASDAEEDSEYKSDIKRVLDSKHVIGGKTKIDEDFEPDSLTIIDGNNDFEKSDDFEYKDKHVLDAVNIDLNDNKINNSDIKENITTENGSDSIMILDIDSGPLLKAEFNLKEEIHRTMLNGNREYGNLEEMNSINNNEIGQDVVDSLSNIKGSTNTITSRHEREGEYEETVTRPVQRYADSLRRQHFHEEPQEIPTRDTDKEEDLIPGSIAYRERKKWLNYVEMPNNPYSPEAIQKRLMAKSTSSLFDMLSTKTKDLHDDTEESKDTDLKTPVEQDVPVKEVKQNGHALNVNGSINSINGTRSKSPSPKILKDVLAEEIPQYKRYDRDYYIKEAKASAGGRKKNSFSDTSSLSSMNKSTSLDNFETDLSPGLLIKQFNTIAANQQYTTFAKDQPKESITITASSTKTEILIEYDDYTNEQTLFSAKPIYVDDETEQRFEEILQDARVAAVDAPKTNDEPLKSPTNVSVDNSYISTSSLEDSIKIYNVQTGEIVKCPPEDKLSRYEVTDRNDNIDIVDKNSGEPAEFSGSEDVNDDSVTVIDKSLENDISIEERNKELERISEVEEILAQLPKVKELAKKFVSMDNLHEPIKPQPVFKRRKSKDNLLNSDKPSNKVYMHSLTARSISKEFREELKLSMATPLTVPGGSKEIPEGEEVIKESSRPGSPLPEPGTIKTKLAFFESLKSKFSTK; translated from the exons ATGTTGCCGATTTACACGTTGTATGCGACGATTCTAGTACTCTTTATGTATATGGTTGCAATTGTGTTGCAT GTCATCGAACGCTACCAGAACGAGAACGGTTCTGGTGGTCGCAGCAGCGGTATACACTCTGCGAGCGCCAGCCCCATACCATCAGAGCGGTCATCACCAAGGTCGCTAAACTCCACGCACTTGAGAGATGTCACACCACCA cTGCAGGAAGTTGATGTATCGGATTGGGAGGAAGGAGACGCCACAGAAGATGCTGTGGAGCTGCCCCGGCGAGTACCATTCCCAGAGTTCGGTGGAGACATAGTCCATCAAGCTATTG ACAATGAAGACCGCGACTTCGACGAAGTATCTGGCAGCGATATACAAGCAGTCGACGGCAGCTGGGAGGAGAATTGGCTTttccaaaagaaaaagattaaAACGATTCAATCTGTCCCAGTGCCAATGTTAGTTCCGAATAGCAACACTGAATACAGAGTCCTCATTGGCGATAGGGACGCTGATGACACAACAGATCTATCAGACAATGCCAGTGACGCTGAAGAAGACTCAGAATACAAAAGCGACATCAAAAGAGTTCTAGATTCTAAACACGTGATAGGAGGAAAAACGAAAATTGATGAAGACTTTGAACCAGATAGTCTCACAATTATAGACGGCAATAATGATTTCGAAAAAAGTGACGATTTTGAATACAAAGATAAACATGTGCTAGATGCAGTTAACATTGATTTAAACGACAACAAAATTAACAACAgcgatataaaagaaaatataacaacAGAAAATGGGAGTGACTCTATCATGATACTGGATATAGACAGCGGACCATTACTAAAAGCAGAATTCAATTTGAAAGAAGAAATACATAGGACGATGTTGAATGGAAATAGGGAATATGGAAATTTAGAAGAAATGAACAGCATCAACAACAATGAAATTGGTCAAGATGTTGTGGACAGTCTCTCAAACATCAAAG GATCAACGAATACAATAACAAGTCGTCATGAAAGGGAAGGCGAATATGAAGAAACTGTGACAAGACCAGTCCAAAGATATGCGGATAGTCTTAGACGCCAACATTTCCATGAGGAACCGCAGGA AATTCCAACTAGAGACACTGACAAAGAAGAAGATCTTATACCag GTTCGATCGCATATAGAGAGCGTAAAAAATGGCTCAACTATGTTGAAATGCCTAATAATCCATATTCACCTGAAgctatacaaaaaagattgATGGCAAAAAGTACATCTTCCTTATTTGATATGTTATCGACGAAAACTAAAGATTTACATGATGACACGGAAGAATCCAAGGATACGGATTTAAAAACGCCAGTAGAGCAAGATGTTCCCGTGAAAGAAGTTAAACAGAATGGACACGCTTTAAACGTCAATGGTAGCATTAACAGTATAAATGGTACAAGATCTAAAAGTCCATCacctaaaatattaaaagatgtACTAGCTGAAGAAATACCTCAATATAAACG ATACGATAGAGATTACTACATAAAAGAGGCCAAAGCTTCAGCAGGAGGTCGCAAAAAGAATAGTTTCAGCGACACAAGTTCATTGTCGTCTATGAACAAGTCAACCAGTTTAGATAATTTCGAAACAGATTTGTCCCCT GGATTACTTATAAAGCAATTTAACACAATCGCTGCAAACCAACAATACACGACGTTTGCTAAAGATCAACCTAAGGAATCCATAACTATAACAGCTAGTAGTACTAAAACTGAGATATTAATAGAATATGATGACTACACTAATGAACAAACACTATTTTCTGCTAAACCCATATATGTTGATGATGAAACTGAACAACGATTTGAGGAAATACTACAAGACGCGAGGGTTGCTGCAGTAGACGCTCCAAAAACAAACGATGAACCACTAAAATCACCAACAAATGTCAGTGTTGACAATTCTTACATAAGCACAAGCAGTTTAGAAGATTCAATTAAGATATATAACGTGCAAACAGGTGAGATAGTGAAGTGCCCGCCGGAAGATAAGTTATCAAGATACGAGGTAACTGACAGAAATGACAACATCGATATTGTAGATAAAAATTCAGGAGAACCCGCGGAGTTTAGTGGAAGTGAAGACGTGAATGATGACTCAGTGACAGTTATTGACAAATCTCTAGAAAATGATATATCTATTGAAGAAAGGAATAAAGAATTAGAGAGAATAAGTGAAGTGGAGGAAATACTGGCTCAATTACCGAAAGTAAAGGAATTGGCGAAGAAATTTGTTAGCATGGACAATTTACACGAACCGATCAAG CCGCAACCAGTCTTCAAACGGCGAAAAAGCAAAGACAATCTCCTCAACTCAGACAAACCTTCAAACAAAGTGTACATGCACAGTCTAACAGCCAGGAGTATCTCCAAAGAGTTTAGGGAAGAGCTCAAATTGTCTATGGCGACTCCCCTTACCGTTCCTGGAGGCTCCAAAGAGATTCCCGAAGGAGAAGAGGTTATCAAGGAGTCCAGTAGACCGGGAAGTCCTTTACCCGAACCGGGGacgataaaaactaaattagcGTTCTTCGAAAGCCTCAAATCTAAGTTTAGCACGAAATAG
- the LOC106136081 gene encoding uncharacterized protein LOC106136081 isoform X1 — MWEYLAILLIGFWLGVAIFLYISCFWLEEIFDLPASRRGSQSSASTAHPSSGASGAHVQLKRLVARVVEEAAALPALARYAAEPPRTPTIETSTYEDLLATAILNKVIERYQNENGSGGRSSGIHSASASPIPSERSSPRSLNSTHLRDVTPPLQEVDVSDWEEGDATEDAVELPRRVPFPEFGGDIVHQAIDNEDRDFDEVSGSDIQAVDGSWEENWLFQKKKIKTIQSVPVPMLVPNSNTEYRVLIGDRDADDTTDLSDNASDAEEDSEYKSDIKRVLDSKHVIGGKTKIDEDFEPDSLTIIDGNNDFEKSDDFEYKDKHVLDAVNIDLNDNKINNSDIKENITTENGSDSIMILDIDSGPLLKAEFNLKEEIHRTMLNGNREYGNLEEMNSINNNEIGQDVVDSLSNIKGSTNTITSRHEREGEYEETVTRPVQRYADSLRRQHFHEEPQEIPTRDTDKEEDLIPGSIAYRERKKWLNYVEMPNNPYSPEAIQKRLMAKSTSSLFDMLSTKTKDLHDDTEESKDTDLKTPVEQDVPVKEVKQNGHALNVNGSINSINGTRSKSPSPKILKDVLAEEIPQYKRYDRDYYIKEAKASAGGRKKNSFSDTSSLSSMNKSTSLDNFETDLSPGLLIKQFNTIAANQQYTTFAKDQPKESITITASSTKTEILIEYDDYTNEQTLFSAKPIYVDDETEQRFEEILQDARVAAVDAPKTNDEPLKSPTNVSVDNSYISTSSLEDSIKIYNVQTGEIVKCPPEDKLSRYEVTDRNDNIDIVDKNSGEPAEFSGSEDVNDDSVTVIDKSLENDISIEERNKELERISEVEEILAQLPKVKELAKKFVSMDNLHEPIKPQPVFKRRKSKDNLLNSDKPSNKVYMHSLTARSISKEFREELKLSMATPLTVPGGSKEIPEGEEVIKESSRPGSPLPEPGTIKTKLAFFESLKSKFSTK, encoded by the exons ATGTGGGAGTACCTCGCGATTCTTCTGATTGGATTCTGGCTGGGTGTTGCCATATTCCTCTATATTTCCTGTTTCTGGCTGGAGGAGATATTTG aTCTGCCAGCATCACGGCGCGGCTCCCAATCCAGCGCTTCCACCGCTCACCCGTCAAGCGGAGCGAGCGGCGCCCATGTCCAGCTTAAGCGCTTGGTGGCGAGGGTCGTGGAAGAGGCCGCTGCGCTGCCAGCGCTCGCTAGATACGCTGCAGAGCCGCCGCGAACTCCCACCATAGAGACGTCTACGTATGAGGATTTGCTGGCCACTGCTATATTGAATAAG GTCATCGAACGCTACCAGAACGAGAACGGTTCTGGTGGTCGCAGCAGCGGTATACACTCTGCGAGCGCCAGCCCCATACCATCAGAGCGGTCATCACCAAGGTCGCTAAACTCCACGCACTTGAGAGATGTCACACCACCA cTGCAGGAAGTTGATGTATCGGATTGGGAGGAAGGAGACGCCACAGAAGATGCTGTGGAGCTGCCCCGGCGAGTACCATTCCCAGAGTTCGGTGGAGACATAGTCCATCAAGCTATTG ACAATGAAGACCGCGACTTCGACGAAGTATCTGGCAGCGATATACAAGCAGTCGACGGCAGCTGGGAGGAGAATTGGCTTttccaaaagaaaaagattaaAACGATTCAATCTGTCCCAGTGCCAATGTTAGTTCCGAATAGCAACACTGAATACAGAGTCCTCATTGGCGATAGGGACGCTGATGACACAACAGATCTATCAGACAATGCCAGTGACGCTGAAGAAGACTCAGAATACAAAAGCGACATCAAAAGAGTTCTAGATTCTAAACACGTGATAGGAGGAAAAACGAAAATTGATGAAGACTTTGAACCAGATAGTCTCACAATTATAGACGGCAATAATGATTTCGAAAAAAGTGACGATTTTGAATACAAAGATAAACATGTGCTAGATGCAGTTAACATTGATTTAAACGACAACAAAATTAACAACAgcgatataaaagaaaatataacaacAGAAAATGGGAGTGACTCTATCATGATACTGGATATAGACAGCGGACCATTACTAAAAGCAGAATTCAATTTGAAAGAAGAAATACATAGGACGATGTTGAATGGAAATAGGGAATATGGAAATTTAGAAGAAATGAACAGCATCAACAACAATGAAATTGGTCAAGATGTTGTGGACAGTCTCTCAAACATCAAAG GATCAACGAATACAATAACAAGTCGTCATGAAAGGGAAGGCGAATATGAAGAAACTGTGACAAGACCAGTCCAAAGATATGCGGATAGTCTTAGACGCCAACATTTCCATGAGGAACCGCAGGA AATTCCAACTAGAGACACTGACAAAGAAGAAGATCTTATACCag GTTCGATCGCATATAGAGAGCGTAAAAAATGGCTCAACTATGTTGAAATGCCTAATAATCCATATTCACCTGAAgctatacaaaaaagattgATGGCAAAAAGTACATCTTCCTTATTTGATATGTTATCGACGAAAACTAAAGATTTACATGATGACACGGAAGAATCCAAGGATACGGATTTAAAAACGCCAGTAGAGCAAGATGTTCCCGTGAAAGAAGTTAAACAGAATGGACACGCTTTAAACGTCAATGGTAGCATTAACAGTATAAATGGTACAAGATCTAAAAGTCCATCacctaaaatattaaaagatgtACTAGCTGAAGAAATACCTCAATATAAACG ATACGATAGAGATTACTACATAAAAGAGGCCAAAGCTTCAGCAGGAGGTCGCAAAAAGAATAGTTTCAGCGACACAAGTTCATTGTCGTCTATGAACAAGTCAACCAGTTTAGATAATTTCGAAACAGATTTGTCCCCT GGATTACTTATAAAGCAATTTAACACAATCGCTGCAAACCAACAATACACGACGTTTGCTAAAGATCAACCTAAGGAATCCATAACTATAACAGCTAGTAGTACTAAAACTGAGATATTAATAGAATATGATGACTACACTAATGAACAAACACTATTTTCTGCTAAACCCATATATGTTGATGATGAAACTGAACAACGATTTGAGGAAATACTACAAGACGCGAGGGTTGCTGCAGTAGACGCTCCAAAAACAAACGATGAACCACTAAAATCACCAACAAATGTCAGTGTTGACAATTCTTACATAAGCACAAGCAGTTTAGAAGATTCAATTAAGATATATAACGTGCAAACAGGTGAGATAGTGAAGTGCCCGCCGGAAGATAAGTTATCAAGATACGAGGTAACTGACAGAAATGACAACATCGATATTGTAGATAAAAATTCAGGAGAACCCGCGGAGTTTAGTGGAAGTGAAGACGTGAATGATGACTCAGTGACAGTTATTGACAAATCTCTAGAAAATGATATATCTATTGAAGAAAGGAATAAAGAATTAGAGAGAATAAGTGAAGTGGAGGAAATACTGGCTCAATTACCGAAAGTAAAGGAATTGGCGAAGAAATTTGTTAGCATGGACAATTTACACGAACCGATCAAG CCGCAACCAGTCTTCAAACGGCGAAAAAGCAAAGACAATCTCCTCAACTCAGACAAACCTTCAAACAAAGTGTACATGCACAGTCTAACAGCCAGGAGTATCTCCAAAGAGTTTAGGGAAGAGCTCAAATTGTCTATGGCGACTCCCCTTACCGTTCCTGGAGGCTCCAAAGAGATTCCCGAAGGAGAAGAGGTTATCAAGGAGTCCAGTAGACCGGGAAGTCCTTTACCCGAACCGGGGacgataaaaactaaattagcGTTCTTCGAAAGCCTCAAATCTAAGTTTAGCACGAAATAG
- the LOC106136081 gene encoding uncharacterized protein LOC106136081 isoform X3: MDPVQSKEIVIERYQNENGSGGRSSGIHSASASPIPSERSSPRSLNSTHLRDVTPPLQEVDVSDWEEGDATEDAVELPRRVPFPEFGGDIVHQAIDNEDRDFDEVSGSDIQAVDGSWEENWLFQKKKIKTIQSVPVPMLVPNSNTEYRVLIGDRDADDTTDLSDNASDAEEDSEYKSDIKRVLDSKHVIGGKTKIDEDFEPDSLTIIDGNNDFEKSDDFEYKDKHVLDAVNIDLNDNKINNSDIKENITTENGSDSIMILDIDSGPLLKAEFNLKEEIHRTMLNGNREYGNLEEMNSINNNEIGQDVVDSLSNIKGSTNTITSRHEREGEYEETVTRPVQRYADSLRRQHFHEEPQEIPTRDTDKEEDLIPGSIAYRERKKWLNYVEMPNNPYSPEAIQKRLMAKSTSSLFDMLSTKTKDLHDDTEESKDTDLKTPVEQDVPVKEVKQNGHALNVNGSINSINGTRSKSPSPKILKDVLAEEIPQYKRYDRDYYIKEAKASAGGRKKNSFSDTSSLSSMNKSTSLDNFETDLSPGLLIKQFNTIAANQQYTTFAKDQPKESITITASSTKTEILIEYDDYTNEQTLFSAKPIYVDDETEQRFEEILQDARVAAVDAPKTNDEPLKSPTNVSVDNSYISTSSLEDSIKIYNVQTGEIVKCPPEDKLSRYEVTDRNDNIDIVDKNSGEPAEFSGSEDVNDDSVTVIDKSLENDISIEERNKELERISEVEEILAQLPKVKELAKKFVSMDNLHEPIKPQPVFKRRKSKDNLLNSDKPSNKVYMHSLTARSISKEFREELKLSMATPLTVPGGSKEIPEGEEVIKESSRPGSPLPEPGTIKTKLAFFESLKSKFSTK; this comes from the exons ATGGATCCGGTGCAGTCAAAAGAAATC GTCATCGAACGCTACCAGAACGAGAACGGTTCTGGTGGTCGCAGCAGCGGTATACACTCTGCGAGCGCCAGCCCCATACCATCAGAGCGGTCATCACCAAGGTCGCTAAACTCCACGCACTTGAGAGATGTCACACCACCA cTGCAGGAAGTTGATGTATCGGATTGGGAGGAAGGAGACGCCACAGAAGATGCTGTGGAGCTGCCCCGGCGAGTACCATTCCCAGAGTTCGGTGGAGACATAGTCCATCAAGCTATTG ACAATGAAGACCGCGACTTCGACGAAGTATCTGGCAGCGATATACAAGCAGTCGACGGCAGCTGGGAGGAGAATTGGCTTttccaaaagaaaaagattaaAACGATTCAATCTGTCCCAGTGCCAATGTTAGTTCCGAATAGCAACACTGAATACAGAGTCCTCATTGGCGATAGGGACGCTGATGACACAACAGATCTATCAGACAATGCCAGTGACGCTGAAGAAGACTCAGAATACAAAAGCGACATCAAAAGAGTTCTAGATTCTAAACACGTGATAGGAGGAAAAACGAAAATTGATGAAGACTTTGAACCAGATAGTCTCACAATTATAGACGGCAATAATGATTTCGAAAAAAGTGACGATTTTGAATACAAAGATAAACATGTGCTAGATGCAGTTAACATTGATTTAAACGACAACAAAATTAACAACAgcgatataaaagaaaatataacaacAGAAAATGGGAGTGACTCTATCATGATACTGGATATAGACAGCGGACCATTACTAAAAGCAGAATTCAATTTGAAAGAAGAAATACATAGGACGATGTTGAATGGAAATAGGGAATATGGAAATTTAGAAGAAATGAACAGCATCAACAACAATGAAATTGGTCAAGATGTTGTGGACAGTCTCTCAAACATCAAAG GATCAACGAATACAATAACAAGTCGTCATGAAAGGGAAGGCGAATATGAAGAAACTGTGACAAGACCAGTCCAAAGATATGCGGATAGTCTTAGACGCCAACATTTCCATGAGGAACCGCAGGA AATTCCAACTAGAGACACTGACAAAGAAGAAGATCTTATACCag GTTCGATCGCATATAGAGAGCGTAAAAAATGGCTCAACTATGTTGAAATGCCTAATAATCCATATTCACCTGAAgctatacaaaaaagattgATGGCAAAAAGTACATCTTCCTTATTTGATATGTTATCGACGAAAACTAAAGATTTACATGATGACACGGAAGAATCCAAGGATACGGATTTAAAAACGCCAGTAGAGCAAGATGTTCCCGTGAAAGAAGTTAAACAGAATGGACACGCTTTAAACGTCAATGGTAGCATTAACAGTATAAATGGTACAAGATCTAAAAGTCCATCacctaaaatattaaaagatgtACTAGCTGAAGAAATACCTCAATATAAACG ATACGATAGAGATTACTACATAAAAGAGGCCAAAGCTTCAGCAGGAGGTCGCAAAAAGAATAGTTTCAGCGACACAAGTTCATTGTCGTCTATGAACAAGTCAACCAGTTTAGATAATTTCGAAACAGATTTGTCCCCT GGATTACTTATAAAGCAATTTAACACAATCGCTGCAAACCAACAATACACGACGTTTGCTAAAGATCAACCTAAGGAATCCATAACTATAACAGCTAGTAGTACTAAAACTGAGATATTAATAGAATATGATGACTACACTAATGAACAAACACTATTTTCTGCTAAACCCATATATGTTGATGATGAAACTGAACAACGATTTGAGGAAATACTACAAGACGCGAGGGTTGCTGCAGTAGACGCTCCAAAAACAAACGATGAACCACTAAAATCACCAACAAATGTCAGTGTTGACAATTCTTACATAAGCACAAGCAGTTTAGAAGATTCAATTAAGATATATAACGTGCAAACAGGTGAGATAGTGAAGTGCCCGCCGGAAGATAAGTTATCAAGATACGAGGTAACTGACAGAAATGACAACATCGATATTGTAGATAAAAATTCAGGAGAACCCGCGGAGTTTAGTGGAAGTGAAGACGTGAATGATGACTCAGTGACAGTTATTGACAAATCTCTAGAAAATGATATATCTATTGAAGAAAGGAATAAAGAATTAGAGAGAATAAGTGAAGTGGAGGAAATACTGGCTCAATTACCGAAAGTAAAGGAATTGGCGAAGAAATTTGTTAGCATGGACAATTTACACGAACCGATCAAG CCGCAACCAGTCTTCAAACGGCGAAAAAGCAAAGACAATCTCCTCAACTCAGACAAACCTTCAAACAAAGTGTACATGCACAGTCTAACAGCCAGGAGTATCTCCAAAGAGTTTAGGGAAGAGCTCAAATTGTCTATGGCGACTCCCCTTACCGTTCCTGGAGGCTCCAAAGAGATTCCCGAAGGAGAAGAGGTTATCAAGGAGTCCAGTAGACCGGGAAGTCCTTTACCCGAACCGGGGacgataaaaactaaattagcGTTCTTCGAAAGCCTCAAATCTAAGTTTAGCACGAAATAG